The DNA region ccgttgaaaactagaaagaagctttcttagaaacttcttggtaatgtgtgatttcatctcacagagttacatttatgtttcgtggaacagtccattaacaatgtctttcaggaacctgagaagggcttctttggatcgcattgaggcctacgctgataaaggaaattggatcagttcaaaacgtgaaagaagctttctgagaaacttctttctgatcagtgagttcatctcacagacttacaccttagacctcatgaagcagtttgctaacagtcttttcgtggaaattgcaaagtgatatttgggatcccataggggtccatggtgaaaaaggaaatatcctcacataataactagagagaagctttctgagagattgttttctgatgtgtgacttcatcacacagagttcctcccttcccttcttggaacagtttgctaacactgatgtcatttattctgcaaattgatatttgggagccattgagggctttggtgtaaaaggaaatatcctcagattaaaactggaaagaagccttctgagaaaatgcattgccatgggtgaatgcagctcacagagttacacctttctcttcagtgatcagttggttaacacagttttctggaaatttgcaaatagatacttcatagcgcaatgaagcctacggtgacaaaggatatatcctcagatgaaaactagaaagaatctttcttacaaacttcttggtgatgatgaattcatctcacagagttacacttatgtttcgtggagcagtccattaacactgtctttgaggaaactgagaaaggctactttggatcgcattgaggcctacgctgataaaggtaatttcattagttcaaaacgtgaaagaagctttctgagaaacttctttctgatcagttggttcatcgcacagacttacatcttagaactcaggaagcagtttgctaacactcttttcttggaaactgcgaagtgatattagggagcccttaggagcccatggtgaaaaaggaaatatcctcacataataactagagagaagctttctgagagattgctctctgatgtgtgacttcatcacacagagttccacccgtcccttcttggaacagattgctaacactgttgtcgtggattctgccaagtgatatttgggatcctataGAGgaccacggtgaaaaaggaagtatcctcacataataactagagagaagctttctgagagattgctttctgatgtgtgacttcatcacacagagttccacccttcccttcttggaacagtttgataaaactgttgtcgtggattccgcaaagtgatattttggagctcattgagggctatggtgaaaaaggaaatatcctcagattaaaactggaatgaagccttatgagaaactgcattgccatgtgtgaatgcaactcacagagttacacgtttctcttcagtgatcagtttgttaacacagttttatgaaaatctgcaattagatatttcatagcgcaatgaagcttatggtgagtaaggaaatatactcagatgaaaactagaaagaagctttcctagaaacttcttggtgatttgtgaattcatctcacagagttacactaatatttcgtggagcagtccattaacactgtctttgaagaacctgagaagggcttatttggatcgcattgaggcctacgctgataacggaaatttcatcagttcaaaacatgaaagaagctttctgagaaacttctttctgatcagtgagttcatctcacagacttacaacttagacctcaggaagcagtttgctaacactattttcgtggaaactgcaaagtgatattttgaagcccataggggcccatggtgaaaaaggaaatatccttatataataactgcagagaagctttctgaaagattgctttctgatgtgtgaattcatcacacagagttccacccttcccttcttggtacagtttcctaacactgttgtcgtgtattctgcaaagtgatatttgggagcctataggggccaatggtgaaaaagtaagtatCCCAAcacaaaaactagagaaaagctttctgagagattgctttctgatgtgtgacttcatcacacagatttccagccttcccttcttggaacagtttgatcacactgctgtcgtggattctgcaaagtgatatttgggagctctttgagggctatggtgaaaaaggaaatatcctcagattaaaaatggaaagaagccttctgagaaactgcattgccatgtgtgaatgcaagtcacagagttacacgtttctcttcagtgatcagtttgttaacacagttttctggaaatctgcgatctggtatttcatagcgcaatgaagcttacggtgacaaggaaatatcctcatatgaaaactagaaagaagctttcttagaaacttcttggtgaagtgtgaattcatctcacagagttacacttatgtttcgtggagcagtccattaacactgtctttgaggaacctgagaagggcttctttgtatcacattgaggcctacgatgtaaaaggaaatttcatcagttcaaaacgtgaagtaagctttctgagaaacttctttctcctcagtgagttgatctcacagacttacaacttagacctaagggagcagtttggtaacactcttttcgtggaaactgcaaagtgatatttgggagccttaggggcccacggtgaaaaactaaatgtcctcacataataactggagagaagctttctgagacattgctttctgatgtgtgacttcatctcacagagttccacccttcccttcttggaacagtttgctaacactgttgtcgtggattctgcaaagttatatttgggagctcatagagcccatggtgaaaaaggaagtatcctcacataataactatagagaagctttctgggagattgctttctgatatgtgacttcatcacacagagttccacctttcccttcttggatcagtttgctaacacttttgtcgtggattttgcaaagtgatattggggagctcatatagggctagggtgaaaaaggaattatcctcagattaaaactggaaagaagccttctgagaaactgcattggcatgtgtgaatgcaactcacagagtttcacgtttctcttcagtgatcaggttgttaacacagttttctggaaatctacaattagatacttcatagcgcaatgaagcttacggtaacaaaggaaatatcctcagatggaaactggaaagaagctttcttagaaacttcttagtgatgtgtgaattcaactcacagagttacacttatgtttcgtggagcagtccattaacactgtctttgaggaacctgagaagggcttcattggatcacattgaggcctacactgataaaggatctttcatcagttcaaaacgtgaaagaaactttctgagaaacttctttctgaccagggagttcatctcagagacttacaacttagtcctcatgaagcagtttgctaacactctttcggtggaaactgcaaagtgatatttgggagccaacaggagcccagggtgaaaaaggaaatatcctcacataaaaactagagagtagctttctaagagattgccttctgatgtgtgactttatcacacagagcttcacccttcccttcttggaacagtttgctaacacttttgtcgtgtaCTGTGCAtcgtgatatttgagagcccataggggcccatggtgaaaaagaagtatcctccgataaaaactagatagaagctttcggagagattgctttccgatatgtgacttcatctcacagagttccacccttcccttcttggaacaggttgctaacactgttgtcgtgcattctgcaaagtgatatttgggagctcattgagggctatggtgaaaaaggaaatatcctcagattaaaactggaaaaaggccttctgagaaactgccttgtcatgtgcgaatgcaacccacagatttacacgtttctcttctgtgatcagtttgttaacacagttttctggaaatctgcaattagatacttcataccgtaATAAAGcttgcggtgagaaaggaaatatcctcagatgaatactagaaagaagctttcttagaaacttctttgtgatatgtgaattcatctcacagagttacacttatgtttcgtggagcagtccagtccattaccactgtctttgaggaacctgagaagggcttctttggatcgcattgatgccaatgctgataaaggaaatttcatcagtttaaaacgtgaaagaagctttctgagaaacttctttctgatcagtgggttcatctcacagacttacatcttagaactcaggaagcagtttgctaacactcttttcgtggaaactgcaaagtgatatttgggagcccataggagcccatggtgaaaaaggaaatatcctcacataataactagggagaaactttctgagagattgctctctgatgtgtgacttcatcacacagagttccacccttcccttcttggaacagtttgctaacactgttgtcgtggattctgccaagtgatatttgtgatgctataggggcccatggtgaaaaaggaaatatcctcacataataactagagagaagctttctgagagattgctttctaatgtgtgacttcatcacacagagttccactcttcccttcttggaacagttttctaacactgttgtcgtggattctgcaaagtgatattttggagctcattgagggctatggtgaaaaaggaaatatcctcagattaaaactggaaagaagccttctgagaaactgtattgccgagtgtgaatgcaactcacagagttacacgtttctcttcagtgatcagtttgttaacacagttttctggaaatctgcaattaggtacttcatagcgcaatgaagcttatggtgacaaaggaaatatcctcagatgataactagaaagaagttccttagaagcttcttggtgatttgtgaattcatctcacagagttacactcatgtttcgtggagcagtccattaacactgtctttgaggaacctgagaagggcttatttggatcgcattgatgcccacgctgataaaagaaatttcatcagttcaaaacgtgaaagaagctttctgagaaacttctttctgatcagtgagttcatctcacagacttacaacttagacttcaggaagcagtttgctaacactcttttcatggaagctgcaaagtgatatttgggagcccataggggcccatgttgaaaaaggaaatatcctcacataaaaactagagagaagctttctgagagattgctttctgatgtgggacttcatcgcacagagttccacccttcccttcttggaacagatttctaacactcttgtcttggattctgcaaagtgatatttgggagcccatgggggcccatgctgaaaaaggaagtatcctcacgtaataactagcgagaatctttctgagagattgctttctgatgtgtgaattcatcacacagaattccacccttcccttcttttaacactttgataacactgttgtcgtggattctgcaaagtgatatttgggagctcatggagggctatggtgaaaaaggaaatatcctcagattaaaagtggaaagaagccttctgagaaactgcattgccatgtgttaatgcaactcacagagttaaacgtttctcttcagtgatcagtttgttatcacatttttctgcaaatctgtatttagatacttcatagcgcaatgaagcttatggtgacaaaggaaatatcctcagatgaaaactagaaggaatctttcttagaaacttcttggtgatgtgttggcATAGGCCATGCAGGAGAGGGACGACCCGGACCCTGATCGCATAAGGCTGCTCTTGAGCAGGGCTCAGAGCTTCTGGATGATGGCAAGGCCACTTCCAAGGACTGTGCAGCAGGTGGCGctggtgggctcttctgtatcgctggaataagctatgctattttgctttaCATTTGTTTGATCATTTATATGCGGACATCTATTGGAAGGGAttcacggtgaggtctggggagtgttactcattcggtaatAGTACTGCCCACCCCTACTCCAGATCTTGGGAAATGGGGCAAtacccatgagctggaaagatagaagaaaaatcttaccacattaccctcggAAAATTTGGCCCTGGACCTCTCCCTTcaatatgggttaatggccagtgggggtatgtgatgggaacacataagggaaaaaaggaaatatggtattcccctaaaggcaaaaattctatgcaaaatttgtcatggttaagctcccaacttatttcatattctgagaattatataaatggtgaaaaaatggcGTAAATCGATGGCAGGTTAATTCTATGAAAAGATTTgagtttgtgggacacagtaagatgacaaggatattaaatttggtgccctaaacaaaaatgaaaagttaaatactaaaattagaaaaaagaaaaattgttatacatagtcatataatcaatgttaaagtataaccttgcacttaatagagactgctgtgccagttctaagcctataaccaattgtgctgctataattgtccctatgaccatttcctcaGAGATGACACAATGGTCCCGtctagcacctgtaaccgcaagagccaccaagtctgctataagactttgttatgttaaccattaagCTTGCTTATTCCCCAAAGgggtaaccaaggaaagaagaacaaactggcCATCCATGAAGAGAACAGTTCTCGATGAACTTCTGAGAATATGctgataatctatatataattatgtaatcgcctgaTGTTCTGTtgattgacaattgttctataagatactatataagcctgtagtaaaaatcattcagggctgtcagccttttgctgggctgcagtcttgtctgtgtcctcCTGCATGTTGTGTCTGGTATCTTTATTGTCTCTCGCCACCTTACCTCTCCCCTTTGGGGTACCTTGGTCACGCTAGGGCTGGACCCCTGCAGattggcgcccgaacagggacctgaaGGGGTAAGTATAATATTAAGGTAAGATTTCGGGGCAAGGTTGGACTTTACCTCAAGGGTTCTGCAGGCCCCCTGGAAGTTTCAGGTAGAGAGAGGAGGTAAAAAGTACAAGAACATATTACTGAGAAGCTAGGTGCCATGGGAAATTCCCATAGTTCAGATAGAAGCTTATatgtagatattttgaaatataccctGAAAATGGTAGGTATTAAGGCTAATACACATCAATTAGTAGAATTTCTGCAGTTTGTGCAAAAGGTAAGTCCTTGGTTCCCAGAAGAGGGCACCTTAGATGAAGAAATATGGGATAGGGTAGGAAAAAATAGGTCACAATGGTATCAGACCAATGGTGGGAAAGACATGCctatttatgcattttctttatggGGTATTATTAAACATGCATTGTTTTTGTCTAAAGAGCCTAGTGATCTTAAAGATACGCCTTCTTATTCAACTTTCCCTAGTCCAAACACTGAAGATGAAAAGGTGCCATTAATATCAAAACCGCCCTCCGTAGCAGGGTCGgtcaagaacaaagaacaaaaactttCTCCTTTGAATAATTTAATGGCCGCAGCAACCCACATCCTCTCGAGTTTTGACTCAGGAGGCTAAACGAGCATTAAGGATTatagaagaaaagttaaataacctAACCTTGCTACGTCTGGACTATACTaaaccattttctttaattttgttaacTACAGAATATACCCCTTCCGGATGTCTATGGCAGGAAGGGCTTCTAGAATGGCTACATTTGCCAGTAGcccaaaaaagagtgttagttTCATATCCAGATTTAGTTGCGTTATTATTATATAAGGGAAGACAAAGAGCTAAAAAATTGTTTGGAAAAGAACCTAATAGTATAATTGTCCCTTATACAGCTCAGCAACTAGAtatgttattaataaataatgatcAATGGCAAATGTGTTATAGTAATTATAAGGGACAAACTTTATATCATTTGCCAAATCATCCCTTGTTACAATTCATCAAAACACATCCAGTTATCTTCCATAGAAAATTCAGTATTacccctctgccacctccagctAGTTTAGTTTTTACAGACGGTTCCTCTAACGGAACCGCAGCTTATATTATAGATGGGAAACAGTTTTCTACACAATATCCTAAGCAATCTGCTCAAAAGGTAGAACTATTAGCAGTTATAGAAATATTTAGtaaacttacagaaaaagaatttaacttGTATACGGATTCCATGTACATTGTAAATCTATTTCCTCATATTGAATCAGCTCCTCTTTCTCCTGTAaaaagcactattcataatatgtTAGCACAATTACAAACTGCCATTACACAAAGAGTAAAAAGGTTCTTTGTGGGTCATATTAGAGCTCATAAACAGTTACCAGGAAGTCTCCAAGAAGGGAACACTATGGCAGACAAATTAACACAGCAAATATTTTCCTTGTGGGAAGAAGCAAAACAAAGTTATGCTATACATCATCAAAATTCTAGAGCTTTAGCACTACAGTTTAAATTAACTAGGGAACAAGCTAGACAGATTGTAAAGCAATGCCATGTATGCCCTCAATATCACCCTTCATTACCCATGGGAGTAAATCCCAGGGGACTAAGGGCAAATTCTATTTGGCAGATGGATGTAACACATGtaacttcatttggaaaattttcttaTGTACATGTAGTTTTAGACACATTTTCTCATGCTCTGTGGGCTACAGCCAGAACCGGAGAAGCTGTAAAGGATGTTATTCATCATCTTTTTGCGAGCTTTGCAGTTTTAGGAAAACCCCAAACTTTGAAAACAGATAATGCTCCAGCTTATAcagcaaaaagttttaaaaatttctgtatacAAATGTCCATTAGTCATGTTACAGGAGTTCCTTATAACCCTCAAGGGCAAGGCATTGTTGAAAGAGCACATCAAAACTTGAAAAACCAGATTCACAAGTTACAACAAGGAGAGTATAAGTATTCCTCTCCCCATCACGTTCTTTCTCATGCTCTCTTTGTGCTAAACCATCTTAATGTTAACAATGAGGGCACAACAGCCCTCGAGAGACATTACTCAAAAGAAAGTACACCAGTCACTCTTGTTAAATGGAGAGACTTATTAACAGGACAATGGAAGGGACCAGATGTGTTGTTAACCTCGGGTCGAGGATATGCTTGTGTTTTTCCCCAAGATTCGGCCACTCCAATTTGGATACCAGACAGACTAATCAGACATCATGAAACTCCCGTCGCCAACAAAACCCACCATACCCAGAAAACGGTTTCGACCACGGAAAACccggccgccaccacacccgacgaGTCATCAGATATCTGAAGTtcaactttcttctctttttgcttccCTGAATCTGACTCAATTCCGTCTTGTGGCTTCTACAAGAAAAAGGAACTTACCAACTTGGGGTGATATAAAAGCTCTTACCACTTCTGCTTTAGCCTTGGTGGAGGGAGAATGCAAACCTGTTACTCCTGAAACTGTCTTTATTGCTATTCTTGCTCTCTTCACAGTCCAGGTAAGTTCTGCACCTTTGCCTATGAACAATCTTATAAACAATACTTATTGGGCTTATGTTCCTAGTCCTCCGTTGTTTCATCTTGCTTCTTGGGATGGCGAAGAAATTCAAGTTTCTTCTCGCTACTTTGAAATTATGGGAGGTGATCCTAATTCGTATACTATACCGCGAGTTTCTGTGCCCTTTGATTTCTATGCTACTACTCATCATGTTCCTTTATGTTTCTCTAAAGATAATACTCCTCCTATGCCACTGTGTAGCTCACTGACCATGCGCACAGCTGTCGCTGATTCACCCCTCAATGATAAAAAGGCTACTCTTACCTCAGGTCAGAGCAATGATGCTCATTCTCGTTACTTATGGTTCTTATCTTATCTTTCTATTAATGAATACAATTCTTCGGTGAAAACCACCGAACCTTTTACTACTCTAGCCTCCtctataaaattaagtaaaaatgccCACCAAGTAGATCATTCTTGGGATCCAATTTCTTACCAAAATGGGCAACCTTTATGGTACAATTgtgcattttataataaaactaccACCTTTACTCTTTATAATagttcatataaattttatgattgGTTAATTTCCGGTGTAGGATATGActacagaaattatttaaatcataatCAAGGCCATACGTTCATTAACTGGGTCAACAACAAGTTAACTAAAACtaatgaaataatagacactTGGTATTCTCCGGGATGTGTAACACCTACTTGGATATTTAATCACAAAAATAACAAACCTCAGTCACAACTATATAGACTAATAGCTGCACTTAATAAAACCACCTTAACTAGACCTACTAATGAAGAGGTAATTAATAATCAAGCTTGTGTACGCTCCCCTTTCTCTATGTTAATATATGACAATATTACTCAGTTACGTTTCTTATCAAGATAATCTATATACAGTAAATtgtacaaaatgcaaaataactaaCTGCCTTAATACTTCATTTTCTCAGtctcatttttatgtgttaaagCGTCCTACTTACATACTATTGCCTGTAAATTTATCTGAAGGATGGTACACGGACCCTGGATTAGCAGCTTTGCAAGCTATAAAGCAAGCCTTAACTAGACCTAAACGATTTATTGCTGCATTAATTCTAGGAATCACTGCTTTAATTGCTATCATTGGATCAGTTGCTGCCTCAGCGACCACCTTGGTACAACAAGTACATACTGCTCAACATGTTAATCATCTATCACTAAATATCTCTAAGGCTTTATTTTTACAAGAAAGCATAGACCATAAATTAATAGATAGAATAAATGTCTTAGAAGAAGCAGTTTTATATTTAGggcaagaaattcaaaatattaaagtaCAATTAACTACGGCTTGTCATCATAATTATAAATGGATTTGTGTAACTCTCCTTCCTTACAATCATACAGAAGTAACCTGGGAGCAAATTCAGTATCACATTACAGGATTATGGAAGCATTCTCTCACCTATGATATGCAATCTCTACGACAACAAATTACTGATATCTCTCATGCACACTTATCTACAGTTTCCCCTGCAGATGTCACTCAAAGCATAGTAGATTCTTTCCACACCATGGTAAATTCAAAAATACTATCAACATCATTCTACCATATAGCTGCCtttgcatttataattattttgtttgtaattttctttccagTGCTCTCCCGAAGACTCTTCGCCTCTGTGAAAACCCTCCAAGAAGAAATTATTCgttttaaactacaaaataaaaaagggggaaatggcGTAGGCCATGCAGGAGAGGGACGACCCAGACCCTGATCGCATAAGCCTGCTCTTgagcaaggctcagagccctctggcaaggccacttccaaggcctgtgcagcaggtggcgctggtgggctcttctgtatcgctggaataagctatgctattttgctttgcattgggttgatcatttatatgtggacaactattggaggggattcacggtgaggtctggggagtgttactcat from Rhinopithecus roxellana isolate Shanxi Qingling chromosome 15, ASM756505v1, whole genome shotgun sequence includes:
- the LOC115893682 gene encoding uncharacterized protein LOC115893682 isoform X2, with product MKLPSPTKPTIPRKRFRPRKTRPPPHPTSHQISEVQLSSLFASLNLTQFRLVASTRKRNLPTWGDIKALTTSALALVEGECKPVTPETVFIAILALFTVQK
- the LOC115893682 gene encoding pyrin domain-containing protein 3-like isoform X1; translated protein: MKLPSPTKPTIPRKRFRPRKTRPPPHPTSHQISEVQLSSLFASLNLTQFRLVASTRKRNLPTWGDIKALTTSALALVEGECKPVTPETVFIAILALFTVQCSPEDSSPL